The proteins below come from a single Parageobacillus toebii NBRC 107807 genomic window:
- the def gene encoding peptide deformylase has product MAILPIVTYPADILETVCEPVKQFDRQLIQLLNDMYETMIDADGVGLAAPQVGIAKQIAVVDVGDKHGRIELINPRIIEARGEQIGPEGCLSFPGLFGEVKRANYVKVRAQDRRGRVFTLEATEFLARALQHEIDHLNGILFTSKVIRYYDPEELEG; this is encoded by the coding sequence TTGGCAATCTTACCAATTGTGACATACCCAGCGGATATTTTAGAAACGGTGTGCGAACCGGTAAAACAATTTGACCGTCAGCTTATTCAGCTGTTAAATGACATGTATGAAACAATGATAGATGCGGACGGCGTCGGCTTAGCCGCGCCTCAAGTCGGAATCGCGAAACAAATTGCCGTTGTTGATGTCGGTGACAAGCACGGCCGGATTGAACTGATCAATCCGCGCATTATAGAAGCGCGCGGGGAGCAAATCGGTCCGGAAGGCTGTCTAAGTTTTCCAGGGCTGTTTGGTGAAGTAAAACGCGCCAATTATGTAAAAGTTCGTGCTCAAGATCGGCGCGGTCGGGTGTTTACGCTTGAAGCAACCGAATTTTTAGCGCGCGCGCTTCAACATGAAATCGACCATTTAAACGGAATATTGTTTACTTCGAAAGTAATTCGTTATTACGATCCGGAGGAATTAGAAGGGTAG
- the rpoZ gene encoding DNA-directed RNA polymerase subunit omega produces the protein MLYPSIDLLMQKVDSKYKLVTVAAKRARQLQENEELTIKNPVSKKFVGQALEEIAADHIELVEEK, from the coding sequence GTGCTATATCCTTCCATCGATTTGTTGATGCAAAAAGTGGATTCGAAATATAAGCTTGTTACGGTTGCAGCGAAACGCGCGCGTCAACTTCAGGAAAATGAAGAATTAACCATTAAAAATCCGGTGTCGAAAAAATTTGTTGGGCAAGCTTTAGAGGAAATTGCTGCGGACCATATCGAATTAGTAGAAGAAAAATAA
- a CDS encoding YicC/YloC family endoribonuclease, with the protein MVYSMTGFGRSTKKNEQLSITVEMKSVNHRFCEISIRIPRQWIVFEDKIKKAILQYVKRGKIEVFVNIEGDGLVKRKLHIDWDLMKEYYNSLQRANEQFSLHDRVTLSHLFQLEGVVEIIEEETNNEEMEQLLLAAVKEAAEQLAFMRKQEGEALLVDIKTQLSSIEKSVQAIEEWAPCVIDHYRERLMKRINELVPLPADESRILTEVAIFAEKADINEELKRIRSHLKQVAATLEKDEPIGRKLDFLVQELNREVNTIGAKANDSRIAAQVVEMKSALEKMKEQVQNIE; encoded by the coding sequence ATGGTTTATAGCATGACAGGCTTTGGACGCAGCACGAAAAAGAATGAACAGCTAAGCATTACCGTGGAAATGAAGTCAGTGAACCACCGCTTTTGTGAAATTTCCATCCGCATCCCTAGACAATGGATTGTTTTTGAGGATAAAATAAAAAAAGCAATTTTGCAGTACGTGAAACGGGGAAAAATCGAAGTTTTTGTCAATATCGAAGGCGATGGATTGGTGAAGCGAAAATTACATATTGATTGGGATTTAATGAAGGAGTATTATAATAGTTTGCAAAGAGCGAATGAGCAGTTTTCTTTGCATGATCGTGTGACACTTTCCCACTTATTTCAGCTCGAAGGTGTTGTGGAAATTATTGAAGAAGAAACCAACAATGAGGAAATGGAGCAACTGTTACTTGCAGCAGTCAAAGAGGCAGCAGAGCAACTTGCATTTATGCGTAAGCAGGAAGGTGAGGCGCTCCTTGTTGATATAAAAACGCAGCTTTCTAGTATTGAAAAAAGCGTGCAAGCGATTGAGGAGTGGGCCCCTTGCGTCATTGATCATTATCGCGAGCGGTTAATGAAACGTATCAATGAGCTTGTTCCACTTCCTGCCGATGAGTCACGCATTTTAACAGAGGTGGCGATTTTCGCGGAAAAAGCGGACATTAACGAAGAGCTAAAGCGGATTCGCAGCCACCTTAAGCAAGTTGCCGCAACGCTCGAAAAAGACGAACCAATCGGTCGAAAGCTTGACTTTTTAGTACAAGAGTTAAACCGAGAAGTGAATACGATCGGGGCAAAAGCGAACGATAGCCGAATTGCTGCGCAAGTAGTAGAGATGAAAAGCGCGCTCGAAAAGATGAAAGAGCAAGTGCAAAATATCGAGTAA
- the coaBC gene encoding bifunctional phosphopantothenoylcysteine decarboxylase/phosphopantothenate--cysteine ligase CoaBC — MVNGKNILLCVTGGIAAYKAAALTSQLTQRGANVKVMMSEAACQFITPLTFQALSRNEVYVDTFEEKNPAVIAHIDVADWADLVLVAPATANTIGKLANGIADNMITTTLLATKAPVWIAPAMNVHMYEHPAVQANIETLYRFGYRFIEPSEGYLACGYVGKGRLEEPEKIIDNIETYFASLNPFLKGKKVLVTAGPTREKLDPVRFFSNRSTGKMGYAIAEAAARFGAEVTLISGPTELDAPANVETVRVESAQEMYEAVMDRFPHVDIVIKTAAVADYRPKHVFDQKIKKQPGDYVIEMERTVDILKTLGEQKTTQILVGFAAETDHVEEYARQKLENKRLDLVVANNVSEEGAGFAGDTNIVTIFKRDGSVRSLPLLPKKQVAEEILKEIHHYIEAIR, encoded by the coding sequence ATGGTGAATGGAAAGAACATTTTATTATGTGTAACAGGGGGAATTGCAGCTTATAAAGCCGCTGCCTTAACGAGCCAATTAACCCAGCGCGGTGCCAATGTGAAAGTAATGATGAGTGAAGCTGCCTGTCAATTCATTACTCCGCTTACATTCCAAGCATTATCACGCAACGAAGTATATGTGGATACATTTGAAGAAAAAAATCCAGCGGTAATTGCTCATATTGATGTCGCAGATTGGGCTGATCTTGTTCTTGTTGCCCCTGCTACCGCCAATACAATTGGAAAATTGGCAAACGGCATTGCCGACAACATGATTACAACAACGCTTTTAGCGACAAAAGCGCCGGTATGGATCGCGCCGGCAATGAATGTTCATATGTACGAACATCCGGCAGTGCAAGCCAATATCGAAACGCTATATCGCTTTGGCTATCGCTTTATTGAGCCGTCGGAAGGGTATTTAGCTTGCGGATATGTCGGAAAAGGGAGACTAGAAGAACCAGAAAAAATTATTGACAATATCGAAACATATTTTGCCTCCCTCAATCCTTTCTTAAAAGGAAAAAAAGTTCTTGTCACCGCGGGACCGACACGTGAAAAATTAGATCCTGTCCGCTTTTTTTCTAATCGTTCCACAGGGAAAATGGGCTATGCGATTGCGGAAGCGGCAGCGCGCTTTGGTGCGGAGGTGACACTCATTTCTGGTCCTACGGAGCTGGATGCGCCAGCAAACGTAGAAACCGTTCGAGTAGAGTCTGCGCAAGAAATGTATGAAGCGGTGATGGATCGCTTTCCGCATGTGGATATCGTCATCAAAACGGCGGCGGTGGCTGACTATCGACCGAAGCATGTGTTTGATCAAAAAATAAAAAAACAGCCGGGCGACTATGTGATTGAAATGGAAAGAACGGTTGATATTTTAAAAACGCTAGGTGAACAAAAAACGACGCAAATTTTAGTCGGATTTGCGGCGGAAACGGACCATGTTGAGGAATATGCCCGGCAAAAATTAGAAAACAAACGGCTGGATTTGGTTGTTGCCAACAACGTCTCGGAAGAAGGAGCGGGGTTTGCTGGCGACACGAATATTGTGACCATTTTCAAACGCGACGGCTCCGTACGTTCGCTGCCACTTTTGCCGAAAAAACAAGTAGCAGAAGAAATTTTAAAAGAAATTCATCATTATATCGAGGCGATTCGATGA
- the fmt gene encoding methionyl-tRNA formyltransferase, with translation MIKVVFMGTPDFSVPILKQLIEDGYNIAAVVTQPDKPKGRKRELTPPPVKVEAEKHGIPVLQPTKIREKEQYEQVLAFKPDLIVTAAFGQILPKALLDAPKYGCINVHASLLPELRGGAPIHYAILQGKTKTGVTIMYMVEKLDAGDILTQVEVPITETDTVGTLHDKLSIAGAKLLSETIPQLVAGKLTPIKQDDEKATYAYNIKREQEKIDWTKPGEDIYNHIRGLHPWPVAYTTFAGNVWKVWWGEKVPAPKKAEPGTIIDIVQDGIVVATGNETAIKITELQPAGKKRMNAAQFLRGAGAHLTIGMKLGDEHES, from the coding sequence ATGATAAAAGTTGTGTTTATGGGAACACCGGATTTTTCTGTTCCTATATTGAAGCAGCTAATAGAAGATGGCTATAACATTGCTGCCGTCGTTACACAGCCGGATAAACCGAAAGGAAGAAAGCGGGAGTTGACACCGCCGCCTGTCAAAGTGGAAGCGGAAAAACACGGAATTCCGGTATTGCAGCCGACAAAAATTCGTGAAAAAGAACAATATGAACAAGTGTTGGCGTTCAAGCCAGATTTAATTGTGACAGCGGCGTTTGGCCAAATTTTGCCGAAAGCATTGCTCGATGCTCCGAAATACGGCTGCATTAACGTCCATGCTTCATTGCTTCCGGAATTGCGTGGCGGCGCTCCGATTCATTATGCGATTTTGCAAGGAAAGACAAAAACAGGCGTCACGATTATGTATATGGTGGAAAAGCTCGATGCCGGCGATATTTTAACACAAGTGGAAGTACCGATTACCGAAACCGATACGGTTGGCACGCTTCATGATAAATTAAGCATTGCCGGGGCAAAACTGTTATCAGAAACGATTCCGCAATTAGTAGCTGGAAAATTAACTCCAATCAAACAAGACGATGAAAAAGCAACATATGCGTATAATATTAAACGCGAACAAGAAAAGATTGATTGGACAAAGCCGGGAGAAGACATTTATAACCATATACGCGGCTTGCACCCGTGGCCAGTTGCATATACAACGTTTGCCGGAAATGTATGGAAGGTTTGGTGGGGAGAAAAAGTTCCGGCTCCGAAAAAAGCAGAACCCGGAACGATTATTGATATCGTACAGGATGGAATTGTTGTTGCGACCGGCAATGAAACGGCAATTAAAATTACAGAATTGCAGCCGGCGGGGAAAAAACGGATGAATGCGGCGCAATTTTTGCGCGGCGCCGGCGCCCATCTCACTATTGGAATGAAGCTAGGAGATGAACATGAAAGCTAA
- a CDS encoding Stp1/IreP family PP2C-type Ser/Thr phosphatase, which translates to MKVVFQTDIGKIRAHNEDSGGVFQNKDGHYLAVVADGMGGHRAGDVASEMTISYLKEEWEQSEHISSPDIAEQWLKDHVAAVNRILFEHSLKHTECQGMGTTIVSAICTDQFVTVGHIGDSRCYLLNKNGFQQITEDHSLVNELVKTGQISKEDAEHHPRKNVLLRALGTEKEVKLDMKTISIDEHDMLLLCSDGLSNKVSEQMMVHILTSDDSLEHKAQALIDLANEHGGEDNITLAIIDFSLERESR; encoded by the coding sequence ATGAAAGTCGTTTTTCAAACCGACATTGGTAAAATTCGGGCTCACAACGAAGACAGCGGCGGAGTTTTTCAAAATAAAGACGGGCATTATTTGGCGGTTGTTGCAGATGGGATGGGGGGACATCGCGCCGGCGATGTTGCGAGTGAAATGACGATTTCCTATTTAAAAGAAGAATGGGAACAGTCAGAGCACATCTCTTCTCCAGATATAGCAGAGCAATGGTTGAAAGATCATGTAGCGGCTGTGAACCGGATTTTATTCGAGCATTCCTTGAAGCATACGGAATGCCAAGGAATGGGGACAACGATTGTCAGCGCGATTTGCACTGACCAGTTTGTCACGGTCGGCCATATTGGCGACAGCCGTTGTTACCTTTTAAATAAAAATGGATTTCAGCAAATTACGGAAGACCATTCACTCGTCAATGAATTAGTGAAAACGGGGCAAATTTCAAAGGAAGATGCAGAACACCATCCGCGTAAAAATGTTTTGTTGCGCGCGCTCGGCACGGAAAAAGAAGTGAAATTGGATATGAAGACAATCAGCATCGATGAGCATGATATGTTGCTTTTATGTTCGGATGGTTTGTCAAACAAAGTATCGGAACAAATGATGGTACATATTTTGACATCAGACGACTCGCTCGAGCACAAGGCGCAAGCGCTAATTGACTTGGCAAATGAACATGGAGGAGAAGACAATATTACGCTGGCAATTATTGATTTTTCATTGGAACGTGAAAGTAGGTGA
- the rsmB gene encoding 16S rRNA (cytosine(967)-C(5))-methyltransferase RsmB — translation MKAKNVREVALETLLAVEEKEAYSNLLLNKMIETHRLSERDVRLLTEIVYGTIQRRDTLDYYLTPFLKKARKLERWVRVLLRLTLYQVLYLDRIPDRAAIFEAVEIAKKRGHQGVASLVNGVMRAIQRQGVPPLEKIEDEVERLAVATSHPLWLVKRWVEQYGLEETKRMCETNLLPPKQTARVNTARITVEEAIDKLKQEGMEVVLGEVAEEAIQAKRGNLAHTDAFRRGWITIQDESSMLVARALGPKEHERVLDSCAAPGGKSTHIAELMNNTGQVICADIHEHKVNLIEENAKRLQLTNISARVLDSRRLGEVFEREMFDKILVDAPCSGFGVIRRKPDIKYAKTEADIPSLVALQREILHAVAPLLKKGGTLVYSTCTIDRDENEAVIAQFLDDHPEFSPDETMKLRLPEKVQPYVHNGQLHLLPHYFGSDGFFIASLRKKV, via the coding sequence ATGAAAGCTAAAAACGTACGAGAAGTCGCTTTGGAAACATTGTTGGCTGTCGAAGAAAAAGAAGCGTACAGCAATTTATTATTAAATAAAATGATTGAGACGCATCGTCTTTCCGAAAGAGATGTCCGGCTGTTGACGGAAATTGTGTACGGAACGATTCAGCGCCGGGATACGCTCGATTATTATTTGACCCCGTTTTTGAAAAAAGCGCGCAAACTAGAGCGGTGGGTTCGCGTGCTTCTTCGCTTGACCCTTTATCAAGTATTGTATTTAGACCGCATCCCTGACCGCGCGGCGATTTTCGAAGCGGTGGAAATTGCGAAAAAACGAGGACATCAAGGGGTCGCTTCGCTGGTTAACGGGGTGATGCGCGCCATTCAACGTCAAGGGGTGCCGCCTCTTGAGAAAATAGAAGATGAAGTGGAGCGGCTAGCCGTTGCGACAAGCCATCCACTCTGGCTTGTCAAGCGCTGGGTCGAGCAATACGGACTTGAAGAAACAAAACGGATGTGTGAAACGAACTTGTTGCCGCCAAAGCAAACAGCGAGGGTGAATACCGCAAGAATAACTGTCGAGGAAGCAATAGACAAGCTCAAGCAAGAAGGAATGGAAGTGGTACTCGGCGAGGTGGCAGAGGAAGCGATTCAAGCGAAAAGAGGAAATCTTGCGCACACGGATGCGTTTCGCCGCGGATGGATTACGATTCAAGACGAAAGCTCGATGTTAGTGGCACGGGCGCTTGGACCGAAAGAACATGAGCGCGTTCTTGACAGTTGTGCTGCGCCGGGCGGAAAATCGACCCATATCGCAGAGTTAATGAACAACACCGGACAAGTAATATGTGCGGATATTCATGAACATAAAGTGAATTTAATCGAGGAGAATGCGAAACGACTGCAGCTTACGAATATTTCTGCGCGTGTGCTTGATAGCAGACGTTTAGGCGAAGTATTTGAGCGGGAGATGTTTGATAAAATTTTAGTTGATGCCCCGTGCTCGGGGTTTGGCGTCATCCGCCGTAAACCAGATATTAAATATGCAAAAACGGAAGCAGATATTCCTTCCCTTGTGGCGTTGCAACGTGAAATTTTGCACGCAGTTGCGCCATTGTTAAAAAAGGGCGGTACGCTTGTATATAGCACATGTACGATTGACCGTGATGAAAATGAGGCGGTCATTGCTCAATTTTTAGACGATCACCCAGAATTTTCACCAGATGAAACGATGAAACTGCGGTTGCCCGAAAAAGTACAACCATACGTTCACAACGGGCAACTGCATCTTCTTCCACATTATTTTGGGTCGGACGGATTTTTTATCGCATCATTACGAAAGAAGGTGTAG
- the remA gene encoding extracellular matrix/biofilm regulator RemA translates to MGIKFINIGYGNMVSAARIITIVSPDSAPIKRIIQDARESGKLVDATHGRRTRAVIIMDSDHVILSSVQPETVANRLYGSDDLSEEG, encoded by the coding sequence GTGGGGATAAAATTTATTAATATCGGATATGGAAATATGGTATCAGCCGCTCGCATTATTACGATTGTCAGCCCCGATTCAGCACCAATTAAACGAATTATTCAAGATGCGAGAGAAAGCGGAAAATTAGTTGATGCCACTCATGGAAGGAGAACACGGGCTGTCATTATTATGGACAGCGATCATGTCATATTATCTTCCGTTCAACCGGAAACAGTAGCCAATCGTTTATATGGAAGCGATGATTTATCGGAGGAAGGGTAG
- the rlmN gene encoding 23S rRNA (adenine(2503)-C(2))-methyltransferase RlmN, with translation MAKQKKEETVSRNPSIYSLTFEQLKDWIIEQGEKPFRATQIYEWLYQKRATDFSEMTNLPKTLREKLSEHFDITTLKTLVKQTSKDGTIKFLFELHDGYSIETVLMRHNYGNSICVTTQVGCRIGCTFCASTLGGLKRHLEAGEIVAQVVKVQKALDEQGERVSSIVVMGIGEPFDNYDELIKFLKIVNHSKGLNIGARHITVSTSGIIPKIYQFADEGMQVNFAISLHAPTTELRTKLMPINKAYPLPKLMDAVRYYIEKTGRRVTFEYGLFGGVNDQIEHAEQLAELIKGLKCHVNLIPVNYVPERNYVRTPRDQIFAFERALKKHGINVTIRREHGHDIDAACGQLRAKERKEETR, from the coding sequence ATTGCAAAACAGAAAAAAGAAGAAACAGTATCACGCAATCCATCGATTTATTCACTTACGTTCGAACAGTTAAAAGATTGGATCATCGAGCAAGGAGAAAAACCATTTCGTGCCACGCAAATATATGAATGGTTATATCAAAAACGGGCAACCGATTTTTCTGAGATGACCAACCTTCCGAAAACGTTACGTGAAAAACTAAGCGAACATTTCGATATTACAACATTAAAAACATTAGTGAAACAAACATCAAAAGACGGCACCATTAAATTTTTGTTTGAACTTCATGACGGATATTCGATTGAAACAGTGTTGATGCGTCACAATTATGGAAATTCCATTTGTGTAACGACACAGGTCGGCTGCCGCATCGGCTGCACATTTTGCGCTTCGACGCTTGGCGGATTGAAGCGTCATTTAGAAGCAGGAGAAATTGTAGCGCAAGTCGTAAAAGTACAAAAAGCGCTTGATGAACAAGGAGAGCGCGTAAGCAGCATTGTTGTCATGGGAATCGGCGAGCCGTTTGACAATTACGATGAGCTGATAAAATTTTTAAAAATCGTCAACCATTCAAAAGGGTTGAACATCGGTGCACGACATATCACCGTTTCTACAAGCGGGATCATCCCGAAAATTTACCAATTTGCGGATGAAGGAATGCAAGTGAATTTTGCGATTTCGCTACATGCCCCGACGACAGAGCTGCGCACGAAGTTAATGCCGATCAATAAAGCATATCCGCTTCCAAAATTAATGGATGCTGTCCGTTATTACATTGAAAAAACAGGGCGACGCGTTACGTTTGAATACGGATTGTTTGGCGGAGTCAATGACCAAATCGAACACGCGGAACAGCTAGCCGAGCTCATTAAAGGATTGAAATGCCACGTTAACTTAATTCCAGTAAACTATGTGCCGGAACGAAATTATGTGCGGACGCCGCGCGACCAAATTTTTGCGTTTGAACGCGCATTAAAAAAACATGGAATCAATGTTACGATTCGCCGCGAACACGGACACGATATTGACGCAGCATGTGGGCAGCTTCGCGCGAAGGAGCGAAAAGAAGAGACGAGGTGA
- the priA gene encoding primosomal protein N' yields MKVAAVIVDVPSRQTDRPFDYAIPKKWEDVLQPGMRVTVPFGPRRLQGFVIDIKSHSDVKTLKPIEEVLDVTPVLNEELLELGKYLTETTLCFAISAYQAMLPAAMKAKYEKEIRLVRTENRFLLPEAIQPLFVDRTAIDWKEVEHSDLLWPLQKAIQQGYLEVVYHVKEKATAKTVKYVELAQSHEEIARAINALPANAAKQKQLLTVLLSADEAMPLKQLLEQTDASYASLKALTAKGLVVEKEIEVYRDPYEHRSFSKTAPLPLTDEQEKALSAIVERVRANEHEVFLLYGVTGSGKTEVYMQAIEEVLRQGKEAIVLVPEISLTPQMVERFKGRFGSQVAVLHSGLSVGEKYDEWRKIHRKEVQLVVGARSAIFAPFENLGMIIIDEEHETSYKQEENPRYHARDVAIYRARVHGCPVVLGSATPSLESFARAKKGVYQLLTLQKRISDNGMPDVHVVDMREELRSGNRSMFSRSLFEKLKDRLHKGEQSVLFLNRRGYSTFVMCRDCGYVIRCPHCDISLTYHRVEQRLKCHYCGHEEPIAYRCPSCGSEHIRFFGTGTQKVEEELTKLLPEARVIRMDVDTTSRKGAHERLLAEFGAGKADILLGTQMIAKGLDFPKVTLVGVLAADTMLHLPDFRASEKTFQLLTQVSGRAGRHELPGEVVIQTYTPEHYSITLAAKHDYDAFYQREMVLRKMYGYPPFYYLTLITVSHPEITKAVAVTEKIAAYLRAQLSNEAIILGPVASPIARLHDRYRYQCMIKYKREPNMTRVLKAVIDRYQHDVSQGDLSITIDTNPYTMM; encoded by the coding sequence ATGAAAGTAGCAGCGGTTATTGTAGATGTTCCTTCGCGTCAGACGGATCGGCCTTTTGATTATGCCATCCCAAAAAAATGGGAAGATGTATTGCAGCCAGGCATGCGTGTCACCGTTCCGTTCGGTCCGCGGCGATTGCAAGGGTTTGTGATCGATATTAAGTCTCACTCGGACGTAAAAACATTGAAACCGATTGAAGAAGTGTTAGATGTCACCCCTGTATTAAACGAAGAGCTGCTCGAGTTAGGGAAATATTTAACAGAAACGACGCTTTGTTTTGCGATTTCCGCTTACCAAGCGATGCTTCCGGCAGCGATGAAAGCAAAATATGAAAAGGAAATCCGGCTCGTTCGTACAGAAAATCGCTTTTTACTGCCGGAAGCGATTCAGCCGCTTTTTGTGGATCGCACTGCCATTGATTGGAAAGAAGTGGAGCATAGCGATCTGCTTTGGCCGTTGCAAAAGGCGATTCAACAAGGCTATTTAGAAGTCGTATACCATGTAAAAGAAAAAGCAACAGCAAAAACGGTGAAGTACGTGGAACTGGCGCAATCGCATGAAGAAATCGCGCGTGCCATTAACGCATTGCCGGCAAACGCCGCCAAGCAAAAACAGTTGTTAACGGTTCTTCTGTCTGCGGATGAAGCAATGCCGTTGAAGCAGCTGTTAGAGCAGACCGATGCTTCCTATGCTTCGCTGAAAGCGTTGACCGCAAAAGGACTCGTTGTAGAAAAAGAAATCGAAGTATATCGCGATCCATATGAGCATCGTTCGTTTTCAAAAACAGCGCCGCTTCCGCTTACCGATGAGCAAGAAAAAGCGCTTTCCGCCATTGTTGAGCGCGTAAGAGCCAATGAGCATGAGGTGTTTTTGCTATACGGCGTGACGGGAAGCGGAAAAACAGAAGTTTACATGCAAGCGATTGAAGAAGTATTGCGGCAAGGAAAAGAAGCGATTGTTCTTGTTCCGGAAATTTCGCTGACGCCGCAAATGGTCGAACGGTTTAAAGGGCGTTTCGGTTCACAAGTGGCAGTGCTTCATAGCGGTTTATCTGTCGGTGAAAAATATGATGAATGGCGAAAAATTCATCGGAAAGAAGTGCAGCTTGTCGTCGGCGCCCGTTCTGCTATTTTCGCTCCGTTTGAAAATCTCGGCATGATTATTATTGATGAAGAACATGAGACAAGTTACAAACAAGAAGAAAATCCGCGTTATCACGCCCGTGATGTGGCGATTTACCGCGCCCGCGTCCACGGATGTCCTGTCGTGCTCGGCAGCGCTACTCCTTCGCTTGAATCGTTTGCGCGGGCGAAAAAAGGGGTATATCAGTTACTGACATTACAAAAGCGGATAAGCGATAATGGGATGCCGGACGTTCATGTTGTAGATATGCGGGAAGAACTGCGGAGCGGAAACCGTTCGATGTTTTCGCGCTCGTTATTCGAAAAGTTGAAAGACCGTCTTCATAAAGGAGAACAGTCTGTATTGTTTTTAAATCGGCGCGGCTATTCGACATTTGTTATGTGCCGTGATTGCGGTTATGTGATTCGTTGTCCACATTGTGATATTTCATTGACGTATCATCGGGTCGAGCAGCGATTAAAATGCCATTATTGCGGACACGAGGAGCCGATTGCGTATCGCTGTCCATCATGCGGAAGTGAGCATATTCGCTTTTTTGGAACGGGGACGCAAAAAGTGGAAGAAGAATTGACGAAACTGCTTCCCGAAGCGCGCGTGATCCGCATGGATGTCGACACAACGAGCCGCAAAGGCGCCCACGAACGGCTGCTTGCTGAGTTTGGCGCAGGGAAGGCCGATATTTTGCTTGGCACACAAATGATTGCCAAAGGTCTTGATTTTCCAAAAGTAACGCTTGTCGGCGTGTTGGCCGCAGATACGATGCTCCATCTTCCTGATTTTCGCGCTTCAGAAAAAACATTTCAGCTGTTGACACAAGTAAGCGGGCGCGCCGGGCGCCACGAGCTTCCCGGCGAAGTCGTCATCCAAACGTATACGCCGGAGCATTACAGCATCACGCTTGCCGCTAAACACGATTATGATGCATTTTATCAAAGAGAAATGGTGCTTCGTAAAATGTACGGCTACCCGCCATTTTACTATTTGACATTAATCACCGTATCACATCCGGAAATAACGAAAGCGGTGGCTGTGACAGAAAAGATTGCGGCATATTTGCGGGCACAGCTGTCGAATGAAGCGATCATTCTTGGCCCTGTCGCTTCACCGATTGCTCGACTTCATGATAGATATCGCTATCAATGCATGATAAAATACAAACGGGAGCCGAACATGACACGGGTATTAAAAGCGGTTATCGATCGTTATCAGCACGATGTTTCCCAAGGAGATTTATCGATTACGATCGATACGAACCCATATACAATGATGTAA